In Mycoplasmopsis synoviae ATCC 25204, the sequence TTCCTGGGCCTCTTTTTTTAATCCAAGAAATATTAGCAATGAAATTTTCTTCACCAAATATTTCATCCATTAATACTTTTAAATAAGCCTGTTCGTTATCGTCAATTGAAACAAAAATTATTCCTGTTTCTTTTAATAACTTTTTAGCTAATTGTAGCCTTTCGTGCATCATGTTAAGCCATCCATTACGGCTGAATTTATCACGATATATAAATTTAGATGCAGAAATTAATTCGTTATTATTAGAAACCGAATTACCATCGGCAAAAGCTGATTCGGTGTTATAAGGTGGATCTATATAAATTAGATCATACCCGGAAAGCGTCTCTCTCTCTCTCTCTCTCTCTCTCTCTCTCTCTCTATTAGAATTAAATTCTTAAGAGCATCAAAATTTTCACCAATTATTAATTGATTTTTAGGCTTATAAAAATCATTATTAAACGATAATTTTTCATTTTTCTCTAAGTAACTTATTGCGTCTTTAAGAGTACCTGGAGCTGCATCAAAAGTAAAACTAACTTTTACTCTTTGAATAAGCAAGTTGTATAAATTTTTTAATTCATCTTCTGTGCATTCATCTTCTTTTGCAAAAAGATTCATAACTTTAAAAATTAATTCTTTTTGATCTTCATTTAAATTAGCTTTAGAAATTTCATTTATTTTATTTTTATAGTTTTGAATTAAATTTATAAATTTGTTCATAAGGCCTTATTTTTTAATTTTAAGTAATATGCAAAGATATGTTCGCATAATTTTAGATCTAGTATATCTTCTAGAAACGCAAGCATTGATAAAGTCATGGTAATTATCAAAAAGCAAAATATTTTTTTTAAATAAGTTTTCAATTCCTTCATCTACTAGTAAATATTTTTTAAGCTTAGATGCTGGCGTTTTTAAAATATATTTTTTAAATTTTAAAAAAGTATTTTCTATTAATAATTTTGTTGGAATTTGCTTTAAATCAACTGGTGTATATTTAGAAACGTCTCTGCCATCTTTAAGCATTTTTCTAATTAGCGAAGCTGAGGCAAATTCATCGCTAGGCTCTTCTGAATGAAATCCTACGCTACGCTTAATTGCTATTGGCTGTATTTTGTAATTATTTTCAACAATTTGCTTGATATATTCAAATCCTAATATATCATTAGGCAGCGAAAAATCTTCATTGGTTAATTCTTTAAGCGTTAAAAAATTAGCTTTCGGAAAAGAGTTTCCACCTTTTAAATTTTTCTTTAAAGTTTGGTTGTATAGTTCTTTATTTTCTTTGATAAAGGTAGCTATTTTTAGCATTAAAGAATCGTTTGTAGATTCTGATCCAAAAACTAAAATATCAATTTTTTCTTTGTTTAGTTTTTGAATGGCGTTTTGTGCAAAAATATGCGCCGCTTGAATTGTTTTTCTAGTCGAAAGCTTTAAAACTTTGCTTACGCCATATTTTTTAGCTCATAGTTTTCGTTTTCAAAAAGGCATGCAAATAATTTCGCCTCTTTGCGAATATTTATGGCTCATTACAATTATTATTTTGGAATTTGGATAGTTATTTTTAATTCAATTTAATTGATAAATATGCCCATTATGAAAGGGATTATATTCAACAACTATTCCAATTTTTAAATTTTTATTAATTAACATTTTTTATGAATTATTTTTTAAAATATATTATAATTAAAAAACTTGAAATTAATTCATTTCTATATCTTAATTCTAACTAAAGGAGAATGTATTTATGGCAATTGTACCAAAACGTAAAACTAGTAAACAACGTAAACACAAAAGAAATACACATTCTGCCTTAGATGCACAAAATCTAGTAACCTGCAAAAATTGCACAAGCATGATTGAGCAACACGTTACTTGTTATCGTTGTGGATTTTATAAAGGCAAAAAAGTTGCTGGTTACACCTGTTTAAACGACAGAGTTCAATAAAATGGAAAAAGAACGCATTTGTTCTTTTTTTGTTTTTTATAGATTAAATTTTCTTATTTTATTGGAGGAAATATGACGCTATATAAAATAGGTGAAATAGTTTATAAAAACAATAACAATATTATTTTAGAATCAAAAGGTGAAGGAAATCTAGTAACCATTTGTGATAACTCAAGATATTCAAAAGGCGAAAAGCTTAAGCTATATTTATACGAAGTTAAAAATGATTATATCCAGCAAACTTATGGATTTAAAACTTTTAAAGAAAGGCTGCTTTTCACTGATTTAATTTCAATTGATAAAATCGGGCCTAAAACTGCGATGTTAATTTTAGATCAAAATTGAGAGCTGGTGGCTAATTTAATAGCCGAAGGGGATTGAAAAGAAATTTCTAAAATTAATTATATTAGCGATAAAAGTGCGAAGCTAATTTGCGTGGAGCTAAAAGATAAATGAGCCAAAATAATTCAAAACAAAGAAGTTAAAAAATTCGATGATATCACCAACATCAAAGAACTAAAACAAACTTTAAATAAACTTGGCTTTAAAGCAAGCGATATCGACTATGCGGTTAATAATATCTCTTCAACTAAAGAGCTTGACTTAATGGTTGAAGAAAGCATTAATTTAATTACAACTCAAATGCATGCAAATAACCAGACCACATAACTTTGAAACCTTTATTGGTCAAAAGAATTTAATTTCAACTTTAAAGGCAATGATTGAAAGCTCTAAAAAACAAAATAAAGTATTAAATCACATTTTGTTTTATGGAATGCCTGGAATGGGTAAAACCTCGCTAGCAGGAATTATTGCTAATGAAACTAAAAATAAAATTCATTTTATTCAAGGCTCAAATTTAGAGAAAAAATCCGATTTAATAAATATTCTAAGCGTGATAAATGAAAACGACATAGTGTTCATTGACGAAATTCACTCTATCAATAAAAACATTATTGAATTTTTATATTCAGCTATGGAAGATTTTGTCTTTGATTTAATTATTGGAACCGAAAGCAATGCTAAAGCGCTAAGAATGAAAATTAAGCCTTTTACTTTAATAGGAGCCACCACTAAAATAAACGAAATGGATCAGCCTTTTAAGGACCGTTTTGGCTATATTGCGCGCTTTGTTTCATATAACGCAGAAGATATGAAACAAATAATTAGAAATTCAATAAAACTTTTAAATATTAATTTGGGCGAAGAGCATTTTGATTTCGTAGCAAGCTATTCTAGAAATACACCAAGAATTGTTAATCATTTGCTCGAGCGTATTAACGATTTTGCGATAGTTAAAAACGCTAGAATCATTGACAAAAAAATTATTAAAAAAACTTTTAAGAGCTTAGATTTGTATGAATATGGTCTTACTAAAGATCACGTAGAGTATTTGCAACTACTGCGTGATGGTTTTGACTCAAAGCCAGTTTCATTAGATACGCTAAGTGGAGTTTTAATTCATCCTAAAGAAGTTTTAGTTAATGAAATAGAACCTATTTTGCTTTATTTAAAGCTAATTACTAAAACCTCAAAAGGAAGAATGATATCTTCCAAAGGAATAACTTATCTTTTAAAAGAAAAGCTAATATGATAGCTATTTTTAGCCTTTAAATTTATTAAAAATAAAAAATTAATTTTTATATAATATAAAAACATATGAAACAAAGGCTAAAAACTTATTTGTTTTAAGCAATTGAAAACGTTTTTTAATTAGCTCCATTACCATTGTTTCAACATTTATAGTTATTGTTTTCCTGCGTTTCCCACTTAAGCCCTATTTTGGGCTTTTTTATTACTTTATTTATATATTTATTATTAAATATATAAACCCAAATTCTCACTTCTAGTGCAACATAAAAACTCAATTATATAAAGTTTTCTTTATTATGATTGAGTTTTTCTTTTAAAAATAAATTTTTAGAATTATCTCAATTAAAAATTTCTCTTGGCATTTCATTTATTTGATTTACAACATCTTCTAATAAATCATCAGAAACATCATTAAAATCAGTTCCTTTTTTAAAAAACCTTCTTATTAAACCATTAAAATGTTCATTGCTACCTCTTTGAAAAGAAGCATAAGGTTCTGCTCTATATATTTGAATATCTTTTTGTTTTCCAAAAATACTTATTTTTTCAAATTCAATTCCGTTATCGATTGTTATGGATTTTATTGTTAAATCATATTTTTTAATTAACATATTTAATTTTTTATGAATTTCAAAAGGATTTTTAGAAACAACTTTTATAGCTAAACCTAATCTTGATTTTCTTTCAACAATAACTAAAAGATTTTGTTTTTTATGTGCTTTTTTACCGATAACTAAATCCATTTCTCAATGTCCAAATTCTTTTCTTGTATTTATTGATTTTCTTCTTGCTCAAATAGGTAAAACATATTTGTTTACATCTAATAACCTTGAAATTGTTTTAGTTCTTTTCCCACCTTTTTTGTAATATTGACGAAGTTTATTGCTTGGTCTAAAAATTCATTTTGTAGTTTTTATTCACCTATAAATTGTTTGAAATGAAGGAGTTTTCATTTTTGGATTTTCTGTTTTTATTTTATTAATAGTAGCTTTTACACCGTGAATGTTTTTGTTGTAATATTTTTGAAATTTTTGATCAAATTCATTTTCTAATGCTCAATGATGTTTAAATAAAGACCTATATTTTTTTCTTAAATTTGTTTTTTGTTGTGCAACTTCGCAAAAATAATGACCAAAATTATCTAAATTTCTTTTTAATTCTCTAGAAATAGTACTTTTGTGAATATTTAATGTTTGTGCTATTTTGGAAATAGATTCTTTTTGTACATTAAATAAAAAACTTATTTGGTATCTTTTTTCTAAATTTAATCTTGAATATTTTTTAGTGTTATAATTCATTTTGGATTCCTTTGCTGGGGATCTTTTTTTATATCTTTTTTCAATTTTATAAAAAACAACACCCTATTTAAGAGTGTTGCACTGGGAATGATAATTTAGGTTTATATATTTATTATTAAATATATAAATATTTTATAGTCTATTAGATCGTAAATGAATCGTTTGTAAATCTAAAAGACTTAATGGAACTTATTTACAAATTGGTTATCGTAACCATGGTACAAATTCCTATGGAACCAGATTTAGCATTGGATTTCTTGAAA encodes:
- a CDS encoding IS30 family transposase; translation: MNYNTKKYSRLNLEKRYQISFLFNVQKESISKIAQTLNIHKSTISRELKRNLDNFGHYFCEVAQQKTNLRKKYRSLFKHHWALENEFDQKFQKYYNKNIHGVKATINKIKTENPKMKTPSFQTIYRWIKTTKWIFRPSNKLRQYYKKGGKRTKTISRLLDVNKYVLPIWARRKSINTRKEFGHWEMDLVIGKKAHKKQNLLVIVERKSRLGLAIKVVSKNPFEIHKKLNMLIKKYDLTIKSITIDNGIEFEKISIFGKQKDIQIYRAEPYASFQRGSNEHFNGLIRRFFKKGTDFNDVSDDLLEDVVNQINEMPREIFNWDNSKNLFLKEKLNHNKENFI
- a CDS encoding nucleotidyltransferase, giving the protein MLINKNLKIGIVVEYNPFHNGHIYQLNWIKNNYPNSKIIIVMSHKYSQRGEIICMPFWKRKLWAKKYGVSKVLKLSTRKTIQAAHIFAQNAIQKLNKEKIDILVFGSESTNDSLMLKIATFIKENKELYNQTLKKNLKGGNSFPKANFLTLKELTNEDFSLPNDILGFEYIKQIVENNYKIQPIAIKRSVGFHSEEPSDEFASASLIRKMLKDGRDVSKYTPVDLKQIPTKLLIENTFLKFKKYILKTPASKLKKYLLVDEGIENLFKKNILLFDNYHDFINACVSRRYTRSKIMRTYLCILLKIKK
- the ruvB gene encoding Holliday junction branch migration DNA helicase RuvB translates to MQITRPHNFETFIGQKNLISTLKAMIESSKKQNKVLNHILFYGMPGMGKTSLAGIIANETKNKIHFIQGSNLEKKSDLINILSVINENDIVFIDEIHSINKNIIEFLYSAMEDFVFDLIIGTESNAKALRMKIKPFTLIGATTKINEMDQPFKDRFGYIARFVSYNAEDMKQIIRNSIKLLNINLGEEHFDFVASYSRNTPRIVNHLLERINDFAIVKNARIIDKKIIKKTFKSLDLYEYGLTKDHVEYLQLLRDGFDSKPVSLDTLSGVLIHPKEVLVNEIEPILLYLKLITKTSKGRMISSKGITYLLKEKLIW
- the ruvA gene encoding Holliday junction branch migration protein RuvA, which codes for MTLYKIGEIVYKNNNNIILESKGEGNLVTICDNSRYSKGEKLKLYLYEVKNDYIQQTYGFKTFKERLLFTDLISIDKIGPKTAMLILDQNWELVANLIAEGDWKEISKINYISDKSAKLICVELKDKWAKIIQNKEVKKFDDITNIKELKQTLNKLGFKASDIDYAVNNISSTKELDLMVEESINLITTQMHANNQTT
- the rpmF gene encoding 50S ribosomal protein L32; its protein translation is MAIVPKRKTSKQRKHKRNTHSALDAQNLVTCKNCTSMIEQHVTCYRCGFYKGKKVAGYTCLNDRVQ